TTGTAATCGATGGTCGCATCTTCCGGCAAAGTCTTGCGAGTGAGTTTAGTAAGGTAATCCAACGCCTGTCCAAGGGAATAGCCATCATCCAATTTCGCGGACAAGGTAATCGACTTGATGCGGTTGTAACGATATAAACTGGAAGCCACCCCTTCGATCTTAGCCGTCACAAACATCGATAGCGGCACCATACCATTGGTTGTTGAAGAACGCAGATAAATCTGTTCCAAATCCTGCGGTGTTTTGAACCACTTGGAATCCGCTTTGAGGATGATATCGTACTCCTCGCCGTTATATTTCACCGTAGTGACCTTTTTACTCCCGAGCAGGGTCTGCAAAGTCTCACTGATGTCTTGATAGGTTACGCCCAAAGCCTTGGCCTTTTCATAATCCACATGCAAACGCAATTGCGGTTTATTGGGTTCAAAATCCCAATCTAAACTGTTCAAACCGGGGTTGGTTTTAGCGATGGCATCATCCATCTTTTCTTTCCAATCGGCTAGCACTTCATAACTTGGGCCACCAATAACGAATTGCACCGGTTTCTGGATGCGCCCGCCAATGGCGGAACGCATCACCGGAATCGCCTTAACCCCTGTTAGATCAGACAATTTCTTGCGCACTTCATTCATGATTTCAAAACCGGAACGGCGCTCAGACCAGTCGTTCAACACCACGATAACAAAACCGGAATTGAAGATTTCCGAGTTGCTGAATGAACGTGGCGCACGCACTAACAAGCGCTTGGCTTCGCCATCATTCACCAACGGCATCAAACGTTTTTCAATTTCCGCCATGTAACTTTGCATATAGTCGAAGGTCGCCCCTTCAGGCCCTTTGACCATCACGAAAAAGACCCCACGGTCTTCTTTCGGTACATATTCTTTCGGCACTTCTTTACCAAAGTACAACATGCTTGCGGATAGCACCGCCAAAACCAGCAGCATCACCCAAGGGTGTCGCAGGTTTTTAATCAGTAATTTCCTAAACCAGAACAGACGTTTATCAGCTTTGCCTCGTTTCACTTCACCAGTAACGGCATCAATCTTGCCGACACTATCGGCTTTTTTCTTGAGCAGAATAGAAGCCAATGCGGGTGACAAACTCAGCGCTACCCACATGGAAAAAATCACCGCCACCGCGAGGGTCACGGCGAACTCGGAGAATAACCGCCCGATATTACCTTCCAAAAAGCCAATCGGCAGGAATACGGCCACCAATACCATGGTGGTGGCAAGCACGGCAAAACCAACCTGGCGTGTTCCCAGGTAAGCAGCAGCAATCGGCTTATGCCCCATCTCGATATGACGTTGCGTGTTTTCCAGCACCACGATGGCATCATCCACTACCAGACCGATTGCCAGCACCAGTGCCAACAGGGTCAAGAGGTTGACGGAGAAGCCAAGCATCCACAGCACCCAAAAGGTTGCCATAATCGACACAGGCAATGTCACCATCGGCACCATCGCGGCACGGAAACTGCGAAGGAACACCAGCATCACCCCCACTACCAGCGCTAATGCGATGGCAAAGGTTTTATACACTTCATTGATGGCTTCTTGAACAAATACCGAAGCGTCATAACTTGAGTGGAGTTTAAGGCCTTCCGGCAATGTCTTATTCACCAAATCTTTACGTTCACGCGCCAGCTCTGCCACAGTCAACGTATTGGCGGTGGATTGTTTCACAATACCAATACCCACCATCGGAATACCGTTACCGTTGAAGATTCGGCGGCGTTCCACCGCGCCCATATACACTTGCGCGATGTCACTTAAAGTCACTTGACCGATTTGCTTGTCTTGTTTGACCACAAGGTTTTTAAAGTCTTCCACCGTTTGCATCGGTTTATCGACTTGCAAGTTCAGCATCACCTGACTACCTTGCAAAGAACCAATCGGCAACTCGACGTTGGCGGAACGCAATTGGTTTTCCACATCCTGAGTGGTCAGACCATAAGTCGCCATTTTTTGTGGATTCAGCCAAATACGCAATGCCAAAGATTGCCCACCACCAACACGAACATTCGCCACGCCGTCCAACACGGAAAAACGGTCTACGATATAACGCTCGGCATAATCGGTAAGTTGCGGCACCGTCATACGATCACTCGCAAGGTTGAACCACATAATCGGACTGGCATCACTATCTGCTTTCTGCACCTGTGGTGGGTCAGCCTGTTCCGGCAAGTCATCTGTTACACGTGAAACACGATCACGGATATCATTCGCCGCGTCATCAATATCCCGATCAATCGTGAACTCCACTTTGATGCTTGAGCGCCCATCGGAAGAAGTCGATGCAATAGAGTCTATCCCTGCAACCCCGGAAATCTGATCTTCAATGACTTTGGTGATACGGTTATCCACCACATCGGCAGAAGCACCGAGATAATCGGTGGTGATCGTAACAATCGGTGGATCAACATTTGGATATTCCCGCAAACTCATGCGGTCAAAAGACATTAAGCCAAAAGCGAACAATAATAGAGAGACAACGGCAGCAAATACCGGCCTTTTAACGGACGTATCGGAAACCCACATATTATTTCACCGCCGCTTCGCCAGATGGATGCTTTACTTTTTTCACAGGTGCCAGTAGTTGTGATTGCGGTTGGTCGGTCTGCATGACCTTAATTTTCACCACAGCACCAGGGCGCAAACTCATAATCCCTTGACTGACAATGACGTCTCCAGACGCAATACCTTTCAAGACTTGCGTTTGTTTAAAGCCGCGATCTCCGGTTTGGATTTCAACCTTTTCCATTTGATACACATCTTTGTTTTTAATCGGTTTCAAACGGTAAACGAACTGGTGGTCTCCAATCGCCAAAATCGCACTGGAAGGGATGCGCAACTGCTGCTGAGGCGGCATCAACAAGTGCGCTTCGACCACCATGTTGGTCTTCAAACGATTTTCAGGGTTTGTCACTCTGGCTTGCAG
This portion of the Hydrogenovibrio marinus genome encodes:
- a CDS encoding efflux RND transporter permease subunit, producing MWVSDTSVKRPVFAAVVSLLLFAFGLMSFDRMSLREYPNVDPPIVTITTDYLGASADVVDNRITKVIEDQISGVAGIDSIASTSSDGRSSIKVEFTIDRDIDDAANDIRDRVSRVTDDLPEQADPPQVQKADSDASPIMWFNLASDRMTVPQLTDYAERYIVDRFSVLDGVANVRVGGGQSLALRIWLNPQKMATYGLTTQDVENQLRSANVELPIGSLQGSQVMLNLQVDKPMQTVEDFKNLVVKQDKQIGQVTLSDIAQVYMGAVERRRIFNGNGIPMVGIGIVKQSTANTLTVAELARERKDLVNKTLPEGLKLHSSYDASVFVQEAINEVYKTFAIALALVVGVMLVFLRSFRAAMVPMVTLPVSIMATFWVLWMLGFSVNLLTLLALVLAIGLVVDDAIVVLENTQRHIEMGHKPIAAAYLGTRQVGFAVLATTMVLVAVFLPIGFLEGNIGRLFSEFAVTLAVAVIFSMWVALSLSPALASILLKKKADSVGKIDAVTGEVKRGKADKRLFWFRKLLIKNLRHPWVMLLVLAVLSASMLYFGKEVPKEYVPKEDRGVFFVMVKGPEGATFDYMQSYMAEIEKRLMPLVNDGEAKRLLVRAPRSFSNSEIFNSGFVIVVLNDWSERRSGFEIMNEVRKKLSDLTGVKAIPVMRSAIGGRIQKPVQFVIGGPSYEVLADWKEKMDDAIAKTNPGLNSLDWDFEPNKPQLRLHVDYEKAKALGVTYQDISETLQTLLGSKKVTTVKYNGEEYDIILKADSKWFKTPQDLEQIYLRSSTTNGMVPLSMFVTAKIEGVASSLYRYNRIKSITLSAKLDDGYSLGQALDYLTKLTRKTLPEDATIDYKGDSRDFQSSSSSMVFVFLFGLVVIFLVLSAQFESFIQPFVIMLTVPLALAGGVFAMKAYGLTFNIYSEIAMVMLIGLATKNGILIVEFTNQLRDRGLSLYPALVTATQLRFRPIMMTSIATVAGTVPLMLSSGAGSESRQILGDVLFWGVSFSTLLSLFVIPVAYALLAKRSGSPLRSTRKLEAALQVYKGTETKNSTPEGVSRAKH